A section of the Gopherus evgoodei ecotype Sinaloan lineage unplaced genomic scaffold, rGopEvg1_v1.p scaffold_43_arrow_ctg1, whole genome shotgun sequence genome encodes:
- the LOC115642615 gene encoding zinc finger and SCAN domain-containing protein 2-like produces MVSENEEEKPQQEDTVQVELPWMLSGRSKGNVSTICALPENTQACETQQRPEENYSSHSDLIPRNRINLEETRSMCHECGKSFIQRSDLIRHQRIHTGALPFACADCGKSGNRSSHLIRHQRIHIRDMPYTCSECGKSFNQSSVLSAHRRIHTGEMPYTCPECGKSFNHSSNFIRHHKIHMRMNCYKSLD; encoded by the coding sequence atggtgagtgagaatgaggaggagaaacccCAGCAGGAAGACACTGTGCAAGTAGAACTACCTTGGATGttatcaggaagatccaaagggaatgtttccaCGATTTGTGCACTCCCAGAAAACACACAAGCCTGTGAGACTCAGCAGAGGCCAGAGGAAAACTACAGTAGCCATTCAGACCTTATTCCACGCAACAGAATCAACTTGGAAGAGACACGCTCCAtgtgccatgagtgtgggaaaagcttcattcagCGCTCAgaccttatcagacatcagagaatccacacgggggcGCTGCCCTTCGCATGCGCTGATTGCGGGAAAAGCGGCAATCGGAGCTCTcaccttatcagacatcagagaatccacatacGGGATATGCCCTATacgtgctctgagtgcgggaaaagcttcaatcagagctctGTCCTGAGCGCACacaggagaatccacacaggggagatgCCCTACACAtgccctgagtgtgggaaaagcttcaatcacaGCTCAAACTTTATTAGACATCACAAAATCCACATGAGAATGAACTGTTATAAATCCCTGGACTAG